A genomic window from Carassius gibelio isolate Cgi1373 ecotype wild population from Czech Republic chromosome A11, carGib1.2-hapl.c, whole genome shotgun sequence includes:
- the il12rb1 gene encoding leukemia inhibitory factor receptor, translating to MRMRAAVLVLVVSVSLTEAAGCVSTSPPHCYKTSTMPQEDFFCEWDKRSHEKSQTHTLHVWDSENKKFLTIINCGEQEQKYVPLEKLGITTKKTDLWLQTQVGNITCNSSKVSVILECMVKYSKPQILRMKRLAGILNLTVDKPKDHKGAKYEIRWRESGSEWQNATFETKDSTEDLYTLHLQYTKSYQIQLRRQAKPHSDLCNNLLHALWSDWSPVVDVPSEIRHTPVIHWVVNKMTNGTRDITLSWDAPPVNESVGGVKYNLTLSVWPCAKKQKKMDHLTVNRTYNISVTYSEARISIFATNNVGSSPQEEIIIPAVKHLSYCDPQMSSYVITKAKKSCLEWYKLEDGETRPETVNKSTQKSFKDIKNVVENFVRHYYFLHTMKKNKHYQTAVMCPFYSKQTAPSNGPASVNISDLTHDSAVVSWFSIPVVEQRGFLQHYVIWISGQGNTRFYEVPAHKTSFLIKDLHPGTSYTISIAGRTEAGNGPNSTTNFETHSKEMGLSWQDLTILIICVVAFLCTIICSIAVRRLKLLPEVPSPVLDTIEFKCPEDQDLSQMMEEVHEFVLLLRQDLSKPREDVTSEQGTLLQDFGLVVLQDEDEENEEGGVTDLSSIKSSCYPNPSYRGQTLQLPEPFPMTDSIPKDNDTESTYRNGLFFETRVGECDKTVVNKT from the exons CGGCAGGATGTGTGTCTACAAGTCCTCCACACTGTTACAAAACATCAACTATGCCACAAGAGGACTTCTTTTGTGAATGGGATAAGAGAAGCCATGAGAAGAGTCAAACACACACTCTTCATGTATG GgacagtgaaaataaaaaatttcttacAATTATAAACTGTGGCGAACAAGAACAGAAATACGTTCCCTTGGAGAAACTAGGAATCACCACAAAAAAGACAGACTTATGGTTACAGACACAAGTCGGCAACATCACCTGTAATTCTAGCAAAGTCTCAGTCATCCTGGAATGCATGG TCAAATACAGTAAACCTCAGATTCTCCGAATGAAAAGGTTAGCTGGAATCCTGAATCTCACTGTGGACAAACCGAAGGATCACAAAGGTGCAAAATATGAGATCAGATGGAGGGAGAGTGGCTCTGAATGGCAGAAT GCAACATTTGAAACAAAGGACAGCACTGAAG ATTTATACACGCTACATCTACAGTACACGAAAAGCTACCAGATCCAACTGAGGCGGCAGGCCAAACCACATTCAGATCTATGTAACAACTTACTGCATGCTCTCTGGAGTGACTGGAGCCCAGTGGTGGATGTTCCCTCAG AAATCAGGCACACACCTGTAATACACTGGGTAGTAAACAAGATGACAAATGGTACCAGAGATATTACTCTCTCCTGGGAC GCCCCACCTGTTAATGAGTCTGTAGGGGGTGTGAAGTACAATCTCACCCTCTCAGTTTGGCcttgtgccaaaaaacaaaagaaaatggaCCATTTAACTGTGAATCGAACATATAATATATCCGTAACTTATTCAGAAGCCAGGATTTCCATTTTTGCAACTAACAATGTTGGAAGTTCACCACAAGAGGAGATCATCATTCCCGCTGTCAAACATCTGAGCT ACTGTGACCCTCAGATGTCCTCATATGTGATCACCAAGGCTAAGAAAAGCTGCTTAGAATGGTACAAGCTGGAAGACGGCGAGACCCGACCTGAGACAGTAAACAAATCAACCCAAAAATCAttcaaagacattaaaaatg TGGTGGAGAATTTTGTACGTCATTATTACTTTCTTCAcaccatgaaaaaaaacaaacattatcaaACTGCTGTTATGTGTCCTTTTTACTCAAAACAGACAG CACCTAGTAATGGTCCGGCCAGTGTGAATATCTCTGATTTGACACATGATTCAGCTGTGGTAAGTTGGTTTTCGATTCCTGTGGTGGAGCAGCGAGGATTTCTACAGCATTATGTCATTTGGATTTCTGGACAGGGAAACACGA GGTTCTATGAAGTGCCAGCACATAAAACCAGCTTCCTGATTAAGGACCTCCACCCAGGCACGTCTTACACCATATCTATAGCCGGAAGGACAGAAGCTGGTAATGGGCCGAACTCAACGACAAACTTTGAAACACACTCCAAAGAAATGG GTTTATCATGGCAGGACCTCACCATCCTGATCATCTGTGTTGTTGCCTTCTTGTGTACGATAATCTGCTCCATAGCTGTCAGGAG ACTGAAGCTATTACCTGAGGTACCCAGTCCTGTGTTAGATACAATAGAATTCAAATGTCCGGAAGATCAG GACCTGAGCCAGATGATGGAGGAGGTGCATGAATTTGTTCTCTTGCTACGTCAAGATCTCAGCAAACCCAGAGAGGATGTGACCTCTGAACAGGGCACTTTACTGCAAGACTTTGGGCTTGTTGTCTTGCAAGATGAAGACGAGGAGAACGAAGAGGGTGGAGTAACTGACTTGAGCTCTATTAAATCCAGTTGCTATCCAAATCCTAGTTACAGAGGACAGACGCTACAGCTGCCAGAGCCTTTCCCCATGACAGACAGCATTCCAAAAGACAATGACACAGAGTCCACATACAGAAATGGCCTGTTCTTTGAAACAAGAGTCGGGGAGTGTGACAAAACTGTAGTTAACAAGACCTGA